A DNA window from Ornithinimicrobium humiphilum contains the following coding sequences:
- the steA gene encoding putative cytokinetic ring protein SteA, with protein sequence MTAPGPTRRGPREPVGPVSGPLRVDPRTKDLTKRLQPGDIAVIDHDDLDQVSAFALVACSPAAVVNAAPSTTGAYPNRGPEILLDAGIPVVDMCGPEVMRLPEGTLAVVEGSELVVDGSVVARGVRLTPALVASQMQDARANLSAQIEAFSQNTMDYVRAERELLIDGIGLPELRTDLTGRYVLVVVRGYHYKEDLQTLRPFIREARPILIGVDGGADALLEQGLRPDLIVGDMDSVSDAGLTCGAELVVHAYRDGRAPGLERVQALGIEDAKVLPAPGTSEDIAMLLADDKGAELIVAVGTHATLVEFLDKGRQGMASTFLTRLRVGSKLVDAKGVSLLYRSRISSLSLLWLALAGLSALVAALLATPGGRAFFGVLAVRWDDVWAWIEGLF encoded by the coding sequence ATGACCGCCCCGGGACCCACCCGCAGGGGCCCGCGCGAGCCCGTCGGGCCCGTGTCCGGGCCGCTCCGGGTCGACCCCCGGACCAAGGACCTCACCAAGCGCCTGCAGCCCGGTGACATCGCGGTCATCGACCACGACGACCTCGACCAGGTGAGCGCCTTCGCGCTGGTCGCCTGCTCGCCCGCGGCCGTCGTCAACGCCGCGCCCAGCACGACCGGCGCCTATCCCAACCGCGGGCCGGAGATCCTCCTCGACGCCGGGATCCCGGTCGTGGACATGTGCGGCCCGGAGGTCATGCGCCTGCCCGAGGGGACGCTGGCGGTCGTCGAGGGGTCCGAGCTCGTCGTCGACGGCTCCGTCGTGGCGCGCGGGGTGCGGCTGACGCCCGCGCTGGTCGCCTCGCAGATGCAGGACGCGCGCGCCAACCTTTCGGCGCAGATCGAGGCGTTCTCCCAGAACACCATGGACTACGTCCGCGCCGAGCGCGAGCTGCTCATCGACGGCATCGGCCTGCCCGAGCTGCGCACGGACCTCACCGGCCGCTACGTCCTCGTGGTGGTGCGCGGCTACCACTACAAGGAGGACCTGCAGACCCTGCGCCCGTTCATCCGCGAGGCCCGGCCCATCCTCATCGGGGTCGACGGCGGCGCGGACGCGCTCCTGGAGCAGGGGCTGCGCCCCGACCTCATCGTCGGCGACATGGACTCGGTGTCCGACGCGGGCCTCACCTGCGGTGCCGAGCTCGTCGTCCACGCCTACCGCGACGGTCGGGCCCCCGGCCTGGAGCGGGTGCAGGCGCTCGGCATCGAGGACGCCAAGGTGCTGCCGGCGCCCGGCACCAGCGAGGACATCGCGATGCTGCTCGCCGACGACAAGGGCGCCGAGCTCATCGTCGCCGTCGGCACGCACGCCACGCTCGTCGAGTTCCTCGACAAGGGGCGCCAGGGTATGGCCAGCACCTTCCTCACCCGGTTGCGCGTCGGCAGCAAGCTCGTCGACGCCAAGGGCGTGAGCCTGCTCTACCGCTCCCGCATCTCCAGCCTCTCCCTGCTCTGGCTGGCGCTCGCCGGCCTGTCGGCGCTGGTCGCAGCGCTGCTGGCCACCCCCGGAGGTCGGGCCTTCTTCGGCGTCCTCGCCGTACGATGGGACGACGTCTGGGCCTGGATCGAGGGATTGTTCTAG
- the recN gene encoding DNA repair protein RecN has protein sequence MTLRRIRIQGLGVIDDAELELSDGLNVITGETGAGKTMVVSGLGLLLGARADAGMVRAGTPQAVVEGEVDVPATHPAAVRAEEAGGDATDGLLLVRSVAAGGRSRAHVGGRAAPVAVLAEIGEHLVAVHGQADQWRLRDADQHRLLLDTAGGSEVAEARGAYERAYEAWRASVARLQELTRTAAERAVRVGMLRGALEEIEAVDAEEGEEDRLRAESERLTHAEELRSAALLAHDALVGSDDPGPDQPSVTALLATAGAALGPAAAHDEELAALRGRLDELAYLGSDLAADLASYGTAVEVDEERLAEVHQRRADLTAVLRKYGGSTTEMLALARRFADELAEIDVSDDDLAELRRSTEALRQEVARTGAALTAARTATAERVGAAVTRELSHLAMGSAEVSVRVEPRWVSGDAEDGDGGAAATVVLEDGRSVRPRPHGLDEVEIRLAANPGAPARSVTRAASGGELSRVMLALELVCGDGTVPTYVFDEVDAGVGGSAALDLGARLATLARTAQVLVVTHLAQVAAYADRHLVVRKSTDGQVTSSGVVAVEGAEREAELARMLGGVADSDAALEHARELLSRRATMAG, from the coding sequence ATGACGTTGCGCCGCATCCGCATCCAGGGGCTGGGCGTCATCGACGACGCCGAGCTGGAGCTCTCCGACGGACTCAACGTCATCACGGGCGAGACCGGAGCCGGCAAGACGATGGTCGTCAGCGGCCTCGGGCTCCTGCTCGGTGCGCGCGCCGACGCGGGCATGGTCCGGGCCGGCACCCCGCAGGCCGTCGTCGAGGGTGAGGTCGACGTGCCCGCGACCCATCCCGCGGCCGTGCGCGCCGAGGAGGCCGGGGGAGACGCGACGGACGGCCTGCTCCTGGTGCGCTCCGTCGCGGCGGGGGGACGCTCGCGCGCCCATGTCGGCGGACGGGCCGCTCCGGTCGCCGTGCTCGCGGAGATCGGCGAGCACCTCGTGGCCGTCCACGGCCAGGCCGACCAGTGGCGCCTGCGAGACGCCGACCAGCACCGGCTGCTCCTCGACACCGCCGGGGGGAGCGAGGTCGCCGAGGCGCGCGGCGCCTACGAGCGGGCCTACGAGGCCTGGCGGGCCTCGGTCGCCCGGCTGCAGGAGCTCACCCGCACCGCCGCCGAGCGGGCCGTGCGCGTGGGCATGCTCCGTGGTGCCCTGGAGGAGATCGAGGCCGTGGACGCCGAGGAGGGCGAGGAGGACCGCCTGCGGGCGGAGTCCGAGCGCCTGACCCACGCCGAGGAGCTCCGGTCCGCGGCGCTCCTCGCCCACGACGCGCTCGTCGGCAGCGACGACCCCGGCCCCGACCAGCCCAGCGTGACCGCCCTGCTCGCCACCGCCGGTGCCGCGCTCGGGCCCGCCGCCGCGCACGACGAGGAGCTCGCGGCGCTGCGTGGCCGCCTCGACGAGCTCGCCTACCTGGGCTCCGACCTCGCGGCCGACCTGGCCTCCTACGGCACGGCCGTCGAGGTCGACGAGGAGCGGCTCGCGGAGGTGCACCAGCGCCGGGCCGACCTCACCGCCGTGCTGCGCAAGTACGGCGGGTCCACGACCGAGATGCTCGCACTGGCCCGCCGTTTCGCGGACGAGCTGGCCGAGATCGACGTCTCCGACGACGACCTCGCCGAGCTGCGACGGTCCACCGAGGCCCTCCGTCAGGAGGTCGCGCGGACCGGGGCCGCCCTCACCGCGGCCCGCACGGCGACCGCGGAGCGCGTGGGGGCCGCGGTGACCCGCGAGCTGTCCCACCTCGCCATGGGCAGCGCCGAGGTGAGCGTCCGCGTGGAGCCGCGGTGGGTCTCCGGCGACGCCGAGGACGGCGACGGCGGGGCGGCCGCGACCGTCGTGCTCGAGGACGGTCGCTCCGTCCGCCCGCGCCCGCACGGCCTGGACGAGGTGGAGATCCGCCTCGCCGCCAACCCGGGGGCACCGGCCCGATCGGTCACGCGTGCGGCCTCCGGCGGCGAGCTCTCCCGCGTCATGCTCGCCCTGGAGCTCGTCTGCGGCGACGGCACCGTCCCCACCTACGTCTTCGACGAGGTCGACGCGGGCGTCGGCGGCAGCGCCGCCCTCGACCTCGGCGCCCGGCTGGCGACGCTGGCCCGGACCGCCCAGGTGCTCGTCGTCACCCACCTGGCCCAGGTGGCCGCCTACGCCGACCGCCACCTCGTCGTGCGCAAGAGCACCGACGGACAGGTCACCAGCAGCGGGGTCGTGGCCGTGGAGGGTGCCGAGCGGGAGGCCGAGCTGGCCCGCATGCTCGGCGGGGTCGCCGACTCCGACGCCGCGCTGGAGCACGCCCGCGAGCTGCTGTCGCGACGTGCGACGATGGCCGGATGA
- a CDS encoding NAD kinase, translated as MTRRIMLVTHPTRPEVPDLAEEFAERLAGHGIEVEVVPEAPPTHETVPTDRVVSPKSPVPSHVDATGYELVVVFGGDGTILRGAEIARPAGVPLLGVNMGRVGFLAEAERDDIETVVERIVGARYHVEERMTLEVDVLHENRVVAQNWALNEASVEKSARERMLEVAVEVDGRPLSTWGCDGVVMSTPTGSTAYAFSGGGPVVWPQVQALLLVPISAHALFARPLVLGPDTRLAVEVVPHSHVHGVMWCDGRRTVELPPGARVEVRRSATPVRLVRFSEEPFTDRIVAKFALPVTGWRGPAAQAGLVRPAPGRHRGGEV; from the coding sequence GTGACCCGTCGCATCATGCTGGTGACGCACCCGACGCGCCCCGAGGTGCCCGACCTGGCCGAGGAGTTCGCGGAGCGGTTGGCCGGGCACGGCATCGAGGTCGAGGTCGTGCCGGAGGCACCGCCGACCCACGAGACGGTGCCGACCGACCGGGTCGTGAGCCCCAAGTCGCCCGTCCCCTCCCACGTCGACGCCACGGGCTACGAGCTCGTGGTCGTCTTCGGCGGCGACGGCACGATCCTGCGCGGCGCCGAGATCGCGCGGCCGGCCGGGGTCCCGCTGCTCGGGGTCAACATGGGCCGGGTGGGCTTCCTGGCCGAGGCCGAGCGCGACGACATCGAGACCGTGGTCGAGCGCATCGTGGGCGCCCGCTACCACGTGGAGGAGCGGATGACCCTCGAGGTCGACGTCCTCCACGAGAACCGCGTCGTCGCCCAGAACTGGGCGCTCAACGAGGCCTCCGTCGAGAAGTCGGCGCGCGAACGCATGCTCGAGGTCGCCGTCGAGGTCGACGGCCGCCCGCTGTCCACGTGGGGCTGCGACGGCGTGGTGATGTCCACGCCGACCGGCTCCACGGCCTACGCCTTCTCGGGCGGCGGCCCGGTGGTCTGGCCCCAGGTGCAGGCCCTGCTGCTCGTCCCCATCTCCGCCCACGCCCTGTTCGCCCGGCCCCTCGTGCTCGGCCCCGACACCCGGCTCGCCGTCGAGGTCGTCCCGCACTCCCACGTCCACGGCGTGATGTGGTGCGACGGCCGCCGCACCGTCGAGCTGCCTCCCGGCGCCCGGGTCGAGGTGCGCCGCAGCGCCACCCCGGTGCGTCTCGTCCGCTTCTCCGAGGAGCCCTTCACCGACCGCATCGTGGCCAAGTTCGCGCTGCCCGTCACCGGGTGGCGCGGCCCCGCGGCGCAGGCCGGTCTCGTGCGCCCGGCTCCCGGCCGTCACCGCGGAGGCGAGGTATGA
- a CDS encoding TlyA family RNA methyltransferase translates to MSARRLDTELVARGLARSRTQAQALVRDGLVRLEGETVTRPATPVAPEQELSVEPDPTATSAWITRGWVGRGAVKLDAALQAWEPQGLRVRGRRCLDVGASTGGFTQVLLEHGAASVVALDVGHGQLDPRLVEDPRVTDLSGTNVRTVTASDVGGPVGVVVGDLSFISLRLVLPVLPGLVDEDAELVLLVKPQFEVGREALGSEGVVRSARARHDVLLDVTTAAREQGLAVMDLARSPLTGEAGNVEYLLWLRPCRTGMIGWGLAPEELAQRCHDLSQEEDR, encoded by the coding sequence ATGAGCGCCCGACGTCTCGACACCGAGCTCGTCGCCCGAGGCCTGGCACGGTCCCGCACCCAGGCGCAGGCGCTCGTGCGCGACGGGCTCGTGCGCCTCGAGGGGGAGACCGTGACGCGTCCGGCCACCCCCGTCGCGCCGGAGCAGGAGCTCTCGGTCGAGCCCGACCCCACCGCCACGTCCGCGTGGATCACCCGCGGCTGGGTCGGCCGCGGGGCCGTCAAGCTCGATGCCGCCCTGCAGGCCTGGGAGCCCCAGGGGCTGCGGGTACGCGGGCGACGGTGCCTGGACGTCGGCGCCTCGACCGGCGGCTTCACCCAGGTCCTGCTCGAGCACGGTGCCGCCTCCGTGGTGGCCCTCGACGTCGGCCACGGCCAGCTCGACCCCCGTCTCGTCGAGGACCCGCGTGTCACGGATCTCTCCGGCACCAACGTCCGCACCGTCACCGCCTCGGACGTCGGTGGCCCGGTCGGTGTCGTCGTCGGCGACCTGTCGTTCATCTCCCTGCGCCTCGTGCTGCCGGTCCTCCCGGGCCTGGTGGACGAGGACGCCGAGCTCGTGCTGCTCGTCAAGCCGCAGTTCGAGGTCGGGCGCGAGGCCCTCGGCTCCGAGGGCGTCGTGCGATCGGCCAGGGCCCGTCACGACGTCCTGCTGGACGTCACCACCGCCGCCCGGGAGCAGGGCCTGGCGGTGATGGACCTGGCACGGTCCCCGTTGACGGGCGAGGCCGGCAACGTCGAGTACCTCCTGTGGCTGCGACCCTGTCGGACCGGCATGATTGGCTGGGGCCTCGCACCCGAGGAGCTGGCGCAGCGCTGCCACGACCTGAGCCAGGAGGAGGACCGGTGA
- a CDS encoding HAD-IIA family hydrolase, with amino-acid sequence MTVRGLLCDLDGVVYRGDTACEGAIDGLQGARDAGVRLLFMTNNASRPPEEVAAHISRLGLATSPEEVLNASQVAADVLRSRVDGGELALEDGLVLAVGGRGVGLALDDVGLPWVSPERTREAATSGEPLRIVAVVQGYGPGLGVLDLTEAAYAVAGGATWVATNDDATLPTERGLAVGNGSLVAAVANATGSRPEVVGKPHAPAYRIAVDRLGLPLEDCLMLGDRLDTDIAGAAALGLRSALVLTGVSGREDVEALPEHLRPDHVAATIPDLAHLWR; translated from the coding sequence GTGACGGTCCGCGGCCTCCTCTGCGACCTCGACGGCGTCGTCTACCGTGGCGACACCGCGTGCGAGGGCGCCATCGACGGGCTGCAGGGGGCCCGGGACGCCGGGGTGCGGCTGCTCTTCATGACCAACAACGCCTCGCGTCCCCCCGAGGAGGTCGCCGCCCACATCTCGCGACTGGGCCTGGCGACCTCTCCTGAGGAGGTGCTCAACGCCTCGCAGGTCGCGGCCGACGTGCTGCGGTCCCGCGTGGACGGCGGAGAGCTGGCGCTGGAGGACGGCCTGGTCCTCGCGGTCGGCGGCCGCGGAGTCGGGCTCGCCCTCGACGACGTCGGCCTGCCGTGGGTGTCTCCGGAGCGCACCCGGGAGGCAGCGACGTCCGGCGAGCCGCTGCGGATCGTCGCGGTGGTCCAGGGCTACGGGCCCGGGCTGGGCGTGCTCGACCTGACGGAGGCCGCCTACGCCGTCGCCGGCGGCGCCACCTGGGTCGCGACCAACGACGACGCCACGCTCCCCACCGAGCGTGGGCTCGCCGTCGGCAACGGCTCGCTCGTCGCCGCGGTCGCCAACGCCACCGGATCGCGTCCCGAGGTGGTCGGCAAGCCCCACGCCCCGGCCTACCGGATCGCAGTCGACCGGCTCGGGCTGCCGCTCGAGGACTGCCTGATGCTGGGGGACCGGCTCGACACCGACATCGCCGGGGCGGCCGCCCTCGGCCTGCGCAGCGCACTCGTCCTCACCGGCGTCTCCGGTCGCGAGGACGTCGAGGCGCTTCCCGAGCACCTGCGGCCCGACCACGTGGCCGCCACCATCCCCGACCTGGCACACCTGTGGAGGTAG
- a CDS encoding tetratricopeptide repeat protein, with translation MSDERAERRDDRERPRGEGRGPRRDRSERDRRSDDRRDERRRDERPSRSRDDRPYRPRDERPARGAEDRPARGRDERPTRSREDRPARSGEDRPYRGRDDRPARGRDDRGREDRPFRGRDDRSGRDRFDRSGDRRPDRREREDRPREPELPDDIEAGQLDKVLRSELLTLSKDNADGTARHLVAVGRALDEEDFDRALLHAQAATRRAGRVAGVRETLGVVHYRRGEWAKALAEFRTARRLSGLDHLLPLMADAERGLGRPERALDLAATPEAARLPAAERVEMAIVVSGARIDLGQTAAAVQHLRDLARAGSPKAPWAARLRYAYAAALEADGQVEDAQEWYRRAAEVDETGETDAAEVLGWDDEPEFLDLADDDEQDGPAADGEQVVASADEPTGGAPASDDGSVPGDGPESGAGSSRS, from the coding sequence GTGAGCGATGAGCGTGCTGAGCGCCGCGACGACCGTGAGCGTCCGCGCGGCGAGGGGCGCGGTCCGCGCCGCGACCGGTCCGAGCGTGACCGACGGTCCGACGACCGCCGTGACGAGCGCCGGCGGGACGAGCGGCCCTCCCGGTCCCGTGACGACCGTCCCTACCGCCCCCGGGACGAGCGCCCCGCCCGCGGGGCCGAGGATCGGCCCGCCCGCGGTCGCGACGAGCGGCCGACCCGGTCCCGCGAGGACCGCCCCGCCCGTAGCGGGGAGGACCGTCCCTACCGCGGACGCGACGACCGACCCGCCCGGGGCCGCGACGACCGTGGTCGTGAGGACCGTCCGTTCCGCGGGCGGGACGACCGCTCCGGCCGGGACCGTTTCGACCGGAGCGGTGACCGCCGTCCCGACCGCCGTGAGCGCGAGGATCGTCCCCGCGAGCCCGAGCTGCCGGACGACATCGAGGCCGGCCAGCTGGACAAGGTGCTCCGCTCCGAGCTCCTCACGCTGAGCAAGGACAACGCCGACGGCACCGCGCGCCACCTCGTGGCCGTGGGGCGGGCTCTCGACGAGGAGGACTTCGACCGCGCCCTGCTGCACGCCCAGGCGGCGACCCGACGGGCCGGCCGTGTCGCCGGTGTCCGGGAGACCCTGGGCGTCGTGCACTACCGCCGTGGCGAGTGGGCCAAGGCCCTCGCGGAGTTCCGTACCGCCCGCCGACTCTCCGGCCTGGACCACCTGCTGCCGCTCATGGCCGACGCCGAGCGGGGCCTGGGCCGGCCCGAACGGGCGCTCGACCTCGCCGCGACCCCCGAGGCCGCGCGGCTGCCCGCCGCCGAGCGCGTCGAGATGGCGATCGTGGTCTCCGGCGCCCGGATCGACCTGGGCCAGACCGCGGCCGCCGTCCAGCACCTGCGCGACCTGGCGCGGGCCGGCAGCCCGAAGGCCCCGTGGGCCGCGCGCCTGCGCTACGCCTACGCCGCGGCCCTCGAGGCCGACGGTCAGGTCGAGGACGCGCAGGAGTGGTACCGGCGGGCCGCCGAGGTGGACGAGACGGGCGAGACCGATGCGGCCGAGGTGCTCGGCTGGGACGACGAGCCCGAGTTCCTCGACCTCGCGGACGACGACGAGCAGGACGGCCCCGCAGCCGACGGCGAGCAGGTGGTGGCCTCCGCCGACGAGCCCACGGGCGGGGCACCCGCCTCCGACGACGGCTCGGTGCCGGGCGACGGCCCCGAGAGCGGGGCCGGGAGCTCCCGGTCGTGA
- the tyrS gene encoding tyrosine--tRNA ligase — MTNILDELQWRGLVAQTTDEAALREALDDRITVYCGFDPTAASLHFGNLVQLIVLRHLQRAGHRVICLVGGSTGLIGDPRPTSERVLKTKELTASHVARIQEQVRPFLDFDGDNPAVMVNNLDWTAGLSALDFLRDIGKHFRVNQMIRKEAIAARLESQEGISYTEFSYQLLQALDFLHLYREFGCTLQTGGQDQWGNLTAGVDLIHRAEGGSAHVLTTPLITDEHGEKYGKSAGNAVWLAADMTSPYAFYQYWINVADSEVGKLLRVFTDRSQDEIAALETEAAERPHLRQAQRTLARDVTSLVHGEEATAQVEAASQVLFGKGDPAGVDARTLEDATAELPGAEVEPGTTVIEALVAAGLAESKGAARRLVGEGGVSVNNAKVTDVEQVLTDEDFLHGRVALLRRGRKHLAAARKVG, encoded by the coding sequence GTGACGAACATCCTGGACGAGCTGCAGTGGCGCGGACTGGTGGCGCAGACCACCGACGAGGCCGCGCTGCGCGAGGCCCTCGACGACAGGATCACGGTCTACTGCGGTTTCGACCCCACCGCCGCGAGCCTGCACTTCGGCAATCTCGTGCAGCTCATCGTCCTGCGGCACCTGCAGCGCGCAGGGCACCGGGTGATCTGCCTCGTCGGCGGGTCGACCGGCCTGATCGGTGACCCCCGTCCCACGTCCGAGCGGGTGCTCAAGACCAAGGAGCTGACGGCCTCGCACGTCGCCCGGATCCAGGAGCAGGTGCGACCGTTCCTCGACTTCGACGGGGACAACCCCGCGGTCATGGTCAACAACCTCGACTGGACGGCGGGCCTGTCCGCCCTCGACTTCCTGCGTGACATCGGCAAGCACTTCCGCGTCAACCAGATGATCCGCAAGGAGGCGATCGCCGCGCGGCTGGAGAGCCAGGAGGGCATCTCCTACACGGAGTTCAGCTACCAGCTGCTGCAGGCGCTCGACTTCCTCCACCTCTACCGCGAGTTCGGCTGCACCCTGCAGACGGGTGGGCAGGACCAGTGGGGCAACCTCACCGCGGGCGTCGACCTCATCCACCGCGCTGAGGGCGGGTCGGCACACGTGCTCACCACCCCGCTCATCACCGACGAGCACGGCGAGAAGTACGGCAAGTCCGCCGGCAACGCGGTCTGGCTGGCCGCCGACATGACGAGCCCCTACGCCTTCTACCAGTACTGGATCAACGTCGCCGACTCCGAGGTGGGCAAGCTGCTCCGGGTCTTCACCGACCGGAGCCAGGACGAGATCGCCGCCCTGGAGACCGAGGCCGCGGAGCGACCGCACCTGCGCCAGGCGCAGCGGACGCTCGCCCGCGACGTCACGAGCCTCGTCCACGGGGAGGAGGCCACCGCCCAGGTCGAGGCCGCGAGCCAGGTGCTCTTCGGCAAGGGTGACCCCGCGGGCGTGGACGCCCGCACCCTGGAGGACGCCACGGCCGAGCTTCCCGGCGCCGAGGTGGAGCCCGGCACGACCGTGATCGAGGCGCTCGTGGCGGCCGGCCTTGCCGAGAGCAAGGGCGCTGCCCGTCGCCTCGTGGGGGAGGGTGGCGTCAGCGTCAACAACGCCAAGGTGACCGACGTCGAGCAGGTCCTGACGGACGAGGACTTCCTCCACGGACGCGTCGCGCTGCTGCGACGGGGGCGCAAGCACCTCGCAGCCGCCCGAAAGGTTGGTTGA
- a CDS encoding DNA-3-methyladenine glycosylase yields the protein MTALRPAVRADLARPVLEVAPALLGAHLSAGGVTVRLTEVEAYAGTSDPGSHAFRGPTPRTEVMFGPAGHLYVYFSYGMHWCCNVVCGPDGEAAAVLLRAGEVVAGEEIARGRRDAGRSRPHPARDLARGPARLASALGLDRQHDGLDLLDPATGVDLLLVPEPAAAVRSGPRVGVSGEGGDASRYPWRFWVEGEPTVSVYRPAVRRPRTRPDGAGAARP from the coding sequence GTGACCGCGCTGCGTCCCGCGGTGCGGGCCGACCTCGCACGCCCCGTGCTCGAGGTCGCGCCCGCCCTGCTCGGGGCGCACCTGTCCGCCGGGGGAGTGACCGTCCGCCTCACCGAGGTGGAGGCGTATGCCGGCACCTCCGACCCCGGGTCGCACGCCTTCCGCGGTCCCACGCCGCGCACCGAGGTGATGTTCGGCCCGGCCGGCCACCTCTACGTCTACTTCTCCTACGGGATGCACTGGTGCTGCAACGTGGTGTGCGGCCCGGACGGCGAGGCCGCCGCGGTGCTGCTGCGCGCGGGGGAGGTGGTGGCCGGGGAGGAGATCGCGCGAGGGCGCCGCGACGCCGGACGGAGCCGCCCGCACCCGGCCCGCGACCTGGCGCGCGGTCCCGCCCGTCTCGCCTCCGCGCTGGGGCTCGACCGGCAGCACGACGGGCTCGACCTGCTCGACCCCGCGACAGGGGTCGACCTGCTGCTCGTCCCGGAGCCGGCGGCGGCCGTGCGCTCCGGCCCGAGGGTCGGCGTCTCGGGCGAGGGCGGCGACGCCTCCCGCTACCCGTGGCGCTTCTGGGTGGAGGGGGAGCCGACCGTCTCGGTCTACCGGCCGGCCGTCCGGCGCCCGCGCACCCGGCCCGACGGAGCCGGTGCGGCCCGCCCGTAG
- the argH gene encoding argininosuccinate lyase, whose translation MTVSLWGGRFSGGPSDALAALSKSTHFDWRLAPYDLAGSRAHARVLHKAGLLSDEHLATMLEGLRSLGADVESGAFAPAETDEDVHTALERGLIERVGPDVGGRLRAGRSRNDQVATQFRMYLRDQARLLSAKILDVVQALVEQAERHADVAMPGRTHLQHAQPVLLAHHLQAHAWALLRDVDRFVDWDRRAAISPYGSGALAGSSLGLDPASIAADLGMAAPTENSIDGTASRDFAAEFSFITAMVGVDLSRIAEEVILWATAEFGFVSLDDAFSTGSSIMPQKKNPDVAELARGKAGRLIGDLAGLLASLKGLPLAYNRDLQEDKEPVFDAVDTLEVLLPAVSGMVATLTFHPERLEALAPQGFSLATDVAEWLVRQGVPFRIAHEVAGECVRVCESRGIGLEDLQDDDLARISEHLTPDVRAVLTVPGSLASRNARGGTAPVRVAEQRAHLLHETASRRHWVTEMPVIRD comes from the coding sequence ATGACTGTGAGCCTGTGGGGAGGCCGCTTCAGCGGCGGACCGAGCGACGCCCTCGCGGCGCTGAGCAAGAGCACGCACTTCGACTGGCGCCTGGCGCCGTACGACCTGGCGGGCTCGCGCGCGCACGCCCGGGTGCTGCACAAGGCCGGGCTGCTCTCCGACGAGCACCTCGCGACCATGCTCGAGGGGCTGCGCTCCCTCGGTGCCGACGTCGAGTCGGGCGCCTTCGCCCCGGCCGAGACGGACGAGGACGTCCACACCGCGCTCGAGCGGGGGCTCATCGAGCGCGTCGGTCCGGACGTGGGTGGCCGCCTGCGTGCCGGACGTTCGCGCAACGACCAGGTCGCGACCCAGTTCCGGATGTACCTGCGCGACCAGGCCCGTCTCCTGTCGGCCAAGATCCTCGACGTCGTCCAGGCCCTCGTCGAGCAGGCCGAGCGGCACGCCGACGTCGCCATGCCCGGGCGCACGCACCTGCAGCACGCGCAGCCGGTGCTCCTCGCCCACCACCTGCAGGCCCACGCCTGGGCGCTGCTGCGCGACGTCGACCGCTTCGTGGACTGGGACCGCCGTGCCGCGATCTCGCCCTACGGCTCGGGTGCCCTCGCGGGCTCCTCCCTCGGCCTGGACCCCGCCTCCATCGCCGCCGACCTCGGCATGGCGGCCCCGACCGAGAACTCCATCGACGGCACGGCCTCCCGCGACTTCGCCGCCGAGTTCTCCTTCATCACCGCGATGGTCGGCGTCGATCTGTCCCGCATCGCCGAGGAGGTCATCCTCTGGGCGACGGCCGAGTTCGGCTTCGTCTCGCTCGACGACGCCTTCTCGACGGGGTCGAGCATCATGCCGCAGAAGAAGAACCCCGACGTCGCCGAGCTCGCGCGCGGCAAGGCGGGTCGTCTCATCGGCGACCTGGCGGGTCTGCTGGCCTCGCTCAAGGGCCTGCCGCTGGCCTACAACCGGGACCTCCAGGAGGACAAGGAGCCGGTCTTCGACGCCGTCGACACCCTCGAGGTGCTCCTGCCGGCCGTCTCCGGGATGGTCGCGACGCTGACCTTCCACCCCGAGCGACTCGAGGCCCTCGCGCCGCAGGGCTTCTCGCTCGCCACCGACGTGGCCGAGTGGCTCGTCCGGCAGGGCGTGCCCTTCCGCATCGCCCACGAGGTGGCGGGGGAGTGCGTCCGGGTCTGCGAGTCGCGCGGCATCGGCCTGGAGGACCTGCAGGACGACGACCTGGCCCGGATCAGCGAGCACCTCACCCCGGACGTGCGCGCGGTGCTCACGGTCCCGGGGTCGCTGGCCTCCCGCAACGCCCGTGGGGGCACGGCGCCGGTGCGCGTCGCCGAGCAGCGTGCCCACCTGCTCCACGAGACGGCCTCCCGTCGGCACTGGGTCACCGAGATGCCGGTGATCCGGGACTGA
- the argR gene encoding arginine repressor has translation MTRAARHQRIADLLERHAVGSQGQLLDLLAEDGISVTQATLSRDLVDLGAVKVRRGRHLVYAVPGEGGDLTPRPAQDALEVSSRLVRLLQELLVSARAVGNQVVLRTPPGAAQFLAAAIDRSDDPEILGTIAGDDTILVITTALDGGPATAHRLLSLAHDTETRD, from the coding sequence ATGACGCGAGCGGCGCGGCACCAGCGCATCGCCGACCTGCTCGAGCGTCACGCCGTGGGCTCCCAGGGCCAGCTGCTGGACCTGCTCGCCGAGGACGGCATCTCGGTCACCCAGGCCACCCTCTCGCGTGATCTCGTCGACCTCGGCGCGGTCAAGGTCCGACGCGGTCGTCACCTCGTCTACGCCGTGCCGGGGGAGGGAGGCGACCTGACACCGCGCCCCGCCCAGGACGCGCTCGAGGTGTCCTCGCGCCTGGTGCGGCTGCTGCAGGAGCTGCTCGTGAGCGCCCGGGCGGTCGGCAACCAGGTCGTCCTGCGCACCCCGCCCGGTGCGGCGCAGTTCCTCGCCGCGGCGATCGACCGCAGCGACGACCCCGAGATCCTCGGCACGATCGCCGGTGACGACACCATCCTGGTGATCACCACCGCCCTGGACGGCGGGCCTGCCACCGCGCACCGCCTGCTGTCCCTCGCGCACGACACCGAGACCCGCGACTAG